In a single window of the Osmerus eperlanus chromosome 2, fOsmEpe2.1, whole genome shotgun sequence genome:
- the eif3d gene encoding eukaryotic translation initiation factor 3 subunit D, translating into MAKFHAPVIQDNPSGWGPCAVPDKFKDMPYQPFSKGDRLGKVADWTGATYQDKRYTNKYSSQFGGGSQYAYFHEEDETSFQLVDTAKTQKTAYQRNRMRFAQRNLRRDKDRRNLTQFNMQTLPKSAKQKERDRMRLQKKFQKQFGVRQKWDQKSQLKPRDSSVEVRSDWEVKEEMDFPRLMKMRYMEVEDPTDIECCGALEYYDKAFDRITTRNEKSLRSIKRIFHTVTTTDDPVIRKLAKTQGNVFATDAILATLMCCTRSVNSWDIIVQRVGNKLFFDKRDNSDFDLLTVSETANEPPQDEGNSFNSPRNLAMEATYINHNFSQQCLRMGGERHKFPNSNPFVEEDMDKSEVASVAYRYRRWKLGEDIDLIVRCEHDGVMTGANGEVSFINIKTLNEWDSRHCNGVDWRQKLDSQRGAVLATELKNNSYKLARWTCCAMLAGSEYLKLGYVSRYHVKDSARHVILGTQQFKPNEFASQINLSMENAWGILRCVIDICRKLEEGKYLILKDPNKQVIRVYSLPDGTFSSDEEEEEEEEEEEEEEEDIEEN; encoded by the exons GTCGCTGACTGGACCGGAGCAACTTACCAGGATAAGAGATACACAA ACAAGTACTCGTCTCAGTTCGGGGGCGGGAGCCAGTATGCGTACTTCCATGAGGAGGATGAGACCAGCTTCCAGCTGGTGGACACTGCCAAAACGCAGAAAACCGCCTACCAGAGGAACCGCATGCGCTTCGCTCAG AGGAACCTACGCAGGGACAAGGACCGCAGGAACCTAACCCAGTTCAACATGCAGACTCTGCCCAAGAGCGCCAAGCAGAAGGAGAG ggaccGCATGCGTCTGCAGAAGAAGTTCCAGAAGCAGTTTGGTGTTCGTCAAAAGTGGGACCAGAAATCCCAG TTGAAGCCCCGAGACTCGTCTGTGGAGGTTCGGAGCGactgggaggtgaaggaggagatggacttCCCCCGTTTGATGAAGATGAGATACATGGAGGTTGAAGACCCCACTGACAT CGAGTGCTGCGGGGCGCTGGAGTACTACGACAAGGCCTTTGACCGCATCACGACTCGCAACGAGAAATCCCTGAGGAGCATCAAGAGGATCTTCCACACTGTGACCACCACAGACGACCCTGTGATCCGCAAG ctgGCTAAGACTCAGGGCAACGTCTTTGCCACCGATGCCATCCTGGCCACCCTGATGTGCTGCACGCGCTCAGTCAACTCCTGGGACATTATCGTCCAGAGGGTGGGCAACAAGCTCTTCTTTGACAAGAGGGACAACTCTGACTTTG atctGCTGACCGTGAGTGAGACAGCCAACGAGCCCCCCCAGGATGAGGGCAACTCCTTCAACTCTCCCCGCAACCTGGCTATGGAGGCCACCTACATCAACCATAACTTCAGCCAGCAGTGCCTCCGCATG ggaggggagagacacaaGTTCCCCAACTCCAACCCGTTTGTGGAGGAGGACATGGACAAGAGCGAGGTGGCCTCTGTAGCCTACAG gtaccGCCGCTGGAAGCTGGGGGAGGACATTGACCTGATCGTGCGCTGTGAGCACGACGGTGTGATGACCGGGGCCAACGGAGAAGTGTCCTTCATCAACATCAAGACCCTGAACGAGTGGGActccagg CACTGTAACGGGGTGGACTGGCGCCAGAAGCTGGACTCCCAGAGGGGGGCTGTCCTAGCCACCGAGCTGAAGAACAACAGCTACAAGCTGGCCCGCTGGACCTGCTGTGCCATGCTGGCTGGGTCAGAGTACCTCAagctggg GTACGTGTCCCGCTACCACGTGAAGGACTCTGCTCGCCACGTCATCCTGGGCACCCAGCAGTTCAAGCCCAACGAGTTTGCCAGCCAGATCAACCTGAGCATGGAGAACGCCTGGGGCATCCTGCGCTGTGTCATCGACATCTGCCGCAAGCTGGAGGAGGGCAAGTACCTGATCCTGAAGGACCCCAACAAG CAAGTGATCCGGGTGTACAGCCTGCCTGACGGGACGTTCAGctcagatgaggaggaggaagaggaggaggaggaggaggaagaggaggaggaag ATATAGAGGAGAATTGA